One genomic window of Vigna radiata var. radiata cultivar VC1973A unplaced genomic scaffold, Vradiata_ver6 scaffold_154, whole genome shotgun sequence includes the following:
- the LOC106752538 gene encoding probable calcium-binding protein CML35, which yields MKLISINPKNLKLSPKHLFRSKKDRSLSRSDPPSFGSSSSDDSVHKPAAPSAAGSLTPTSVLPSASGDWSDVTVDVRWDLAQAFRLIDRDNDGVVSRQDLEAILTRLGASDVALMLSEVDGGAGGCITVEALMNHIGSGPESGSDPEELKEAFAVFDTDRDGRISAEELLRVFRAIGDELCTLEECRRMIEGVDKKGDGFVCFEDFSRMMELHR from the coding sequence ATGAAGCTCATTAGCATCAACCCCAAAAACCTCAAACTCAGCCCCAAACACCTCTTCCGCTCCAAAAAGGACCGATCTTTATCCCGATCCGACCCACCCTCTTTCGGATCCTCCTCCTCCGATGACTCCGTCCACAAACCCGCCGCACCCAGCGCCGCTGGCTCTCTCACTCCCACTAGCGTCCTCCCCAGCGCCTCCGGCGACTGGTCCGATGTCACTGTCGACGTTCGGTGGGACCTCGCCCAGGCCTTCCGCCTAATTGACCGAGACAACGATGGCGTCGTTTCGCGCCAGGACCTCGAGGCAATCCTCACGCGCCTGGGCGCGTCCGACGTCGCGCTCATGCTCAGTGAGGTCGACGGAGGCGCCGGAGGCTGCATCACAGTGGAGGCCCTCATGAACCACATCGGGTCGGGTCCAGAGTCCGGGTCGGATCCGGAGGAACTTAAGGAGGCCTTTGCAGTGTTCGACACGGATCGTGACGGTAGGATCTCGGCGGAGGAGTTGCTTCGGGTGTTCAGAGCTATCGGCGACGAGCTGTGCACGTTAGAGGAGTGCCGGCGCATGATAGAGGGTGTGGACAAGAAAGGGGACGGATTCGTGTGCTTCGAGGACTTCTCTC